From one Ammospiza nelsoni isolate bAmmNel1 chromosome 14, bAmmNel1.pri, whole genome shotgun sequence genomic stretch:
- the LOC132079337 gene encoding serine/threonine-protein kinase pim-2-like — translation MENQKAEGPSVKEPVKERNDGSEEPQATLSAGKRSPEVAQRDALPVLWPCLENKALPVRSASVRTVATKLASALCKSWHGGLEQLQINDKVKAIMAQPHTEIRQRAESQRALQTPLVGSLPPRRRGSAPARWLRSPRRYSAAFQAVARRGCSLWRSARAEFGVAQPRKRHELRPLSCTQRHSEKVHRDKENPFTVAPKSSNLLAKKSKTKQRPGTYSNPISGLLTPPGRAMPPARPRPRAGLPRARPRPSRHGLASARLWVYWRWRCWAGISAWGWGGIAALRLRLARARPPTRPRPRPRPQPRRRLRPRLLPRPAEHTRGAAAPAASTAASPARAPPLGSAAAGPEPPVPRSRERTPGHGRPGAGEGRSGAVAGPGPSSDSRVPPAGTAQEALQERYRLGSLLGRGGFGRVFAATRLSDGAPVAIKRVPRNRVRHWGELPDGTSAPLEVVLLTKVSTDFPGVVQLLEWLELPNCIVMVLERPEQCQDLQRFIRARRFLPEEEARELFRQVLEAVRHCTSCGVLHRDIKPENILVDLDTGQAKLIDFGCGTYLQDTVYTHFAGTLSYSPPEWNDFGWYHGEAATVWSLGILLHQMVCGEHPFRRGQNLSWGQLPLPQRLSQECKDLIRWCLSVNSLDRPTLEDLFCDPWMWDIPLP, via the exons atggaaaaccagaaggctGAAGGCCCATCTGTCAAGGAGCCGGTGAAGGAGAGGAACGATGGCtcagaggagccccaggccaCATTGTCTGCTGGCAAACG gagccctgaagtCGCCCAGCGCGAcgccctgcccgtgctctggccctgcctggAGAACAAGGCGCTGCCTGTGCGGAGCGCCAGCGTCCGCACCGTGGCCACCAAGCtggcctctgccctctgcaag TCATGGCATGGGGGCCTGGAGCAACTCCAGATTAATGACAAGGTGAAGGCAATcatggctcagcctcacacagag ATTCGCCAGCGGGCTGAATCACAGCGTGCGCTGCAGACACCGCTGGTCGGGtcgctccccccgcggcggcgcggctcggctcccGCGCGGTGGCTCCGCTCTCCCCGCCGCTACAGCGCAGCATTTCAGGCGGTCGCTCGCCGCGGCTGCTCCCTATGGCGGAGCGCCCGTGCAGAGTTCGGAGTAGCACAGCCCCGCAAGCGCCACGAGCTGCGGCCGCTGTCTTGCACTCAGAGACATAGTGAAAAAGTGCACC GGGATAAGGAAAACCCCTTTACCGTAGCC CCCAAGTCCAGCAACTTGCTGGCaaagaaatccaaaaccaagcaaagacCTGGTACCTACAGCAACCCGATCTCGGGTTTGCTGACACCACCA ggccgggccatgcccccggcccgcccccggccccgggcggggctgccccgtgcccggccccggccgtccCGCCACGGTCTCGCCTCCGCCCGGCTCTGGGTGTACTGGCGGTGGCGCTGCTGGGCGGGCAtcagtgcctggggctggggcggCATCGCCGCCCTTCGGCTCCGCctggcccgagcccggcccccGACCCGAcctcggccccgcccccggccaCAGCCCCGGCGCCGGCTCCGGCCCCGGCTTCTCCCGCGGCCCGCGGAGCACACacgcggcgcggccgctcccgccgcctccactgcggcttccccggcccgagctccgccgctcggcagcgcggccgccggccccgagcctccCGTGCCGCGTTCCCGGGAGCGAACGCCCGGGcatggccggcccggggcgggtgagGGGCGCTCGGGGGCCGTTGCTGGACCCGGGCCGAGCTCTGAcagccgcgtcccgcccgcagggacggcgcaggaggccctgcaggagcggTACCGGCTGGGATCGCTGCTGGGGCGCGGCGGCTTCGGCAGAGTTTTCGCGGCCACGCGGCTCTCGGACGGCGCCCCg GTGGCCATCAAAAGGGTGCCACGGAACCGCGTCCGGCACTGGGGCGAGCTG CCCGACGGCACCAGCGCACCCCTGGAGGTTGTGCTGCTGACCAAGGTGTCTACTGACTTCCCCGGTGTGgtccagctgctggagtggcTCGAGCTCCCCAACTGCATCGTGATGGTGCTGGAGCGGCCAGAGCAGTGTCAGGACCTGCAGCGTTTCATTCGGGCACGGCGGTTCCTGCCCGAGGAGGAGGCGCGGGAGCTGTTCCgccaggtgctggaggccgTGCGGCACTGCACCAGCTGCGGGGTCCTGCACAGGGACATCAAGCCAGAGAACATCCTGGTTGACCTGGACACCGGGCAGGCCAAACTGATTGACTTTGGCTGTGGCACCTACCTGCAGGACACAGTCTACACTCACTTTGCAG GAACACTGTCGTACAGCCCCCCGGAATGGAACGACTTTGGCTGGTACCATGGCGAGGCAGCAACGGTCTGgtccctgggcatcctgctgCACCAGATGGTCTGCGGGGAGCACCCTTTCAGGAGGGGCCAGAACCTCAGCTGGGGCCAGCTCCCGCTGCCACAACGGCTCTCTCAAG agTGCAAAGACCTGATCAGGTGGTGTTTATCCGTGAACTCCTTGGACAGACCCACACTGGAAGACCTGTTCTGTGATCCTTGGATGTGGGATATTCCTCTGCCATAG
- the LOC132079338 gene encoding LOW QUALITY PROTEIN: thrombopoietin receptor-like (The sequence of the model RefSeq protein was modified relative to this genomic sequence to represent the inferred CDS: deleted 2 bases in 1 codon), whose amino-acid sequence MEMNKHIPTLHTVYEVWGTIQNNVLTSLRLVQANTWVVLRGLEPGVRYHIYQLCSKPDGTSMDGVWGPWSQALAAETPHSSGDIGLCCRTPDLRHVRCERGWDPAEPHSSHQLLYRPPPSGAGTREDAWQQCDEVSRGAQGTYACTFQPKAGSAISVLVNVTRTHMLPTLSYFKEPFWLHQAVLTDAPQLVQATASQGRLSLQWLPPLELPAEQLDYQVRYAMENSHDWKVLQVPRAARKEVLELRPGSRYPAQVRARPSGPWYRGSWSAGPKPVVVDAVADAGWLIPSVTVVPLLFSAALLGLRCTFPSLYSNMKQKLWPPVPELHRALGSFLQESSKHSQVSHAFDKQPPEETVLPCLLEVLPGPRREAGPPPEHAGGRLSSTDIANQSYLLMSGWEPRAATTAPTPP is encoded by the exons ATGGAGATGAACAAGCACATACCTACTCTACACACCGTGTATGAAGTATGGGGGACAATTCAGAACAACGTTCTCACCTCGCTG aggctggTCCAGGCCAACACTTGGGTGGTGCTCCGGGGCCTGGAGCCAGGGGTGAGGTACCACATC TACCAGCTGTGCAGCAAGCCTGACGGTACCTCCATGGACGGCGTCTGGGGGCCCTGGTCgcaggctctggctgcagagacCCCCCACTCCTCCG gagacatcgggctgtgctgcagaaccCCTGACCTGCGGCACGTGCGCTGCGAGCGGGGCTGggaccctgcagagccccacagctcccaccagctCCTCTACCGGCCACCTCCGAGCGGGGCTGGCACAAG GGAAGATGCATGGCAACAGTGCGATGAGGTAagcaggggggcacagggcacctATGCCTGCACCTTCCAGCccaaggctggcagtgccatctCTGTCCTGGTGAATGTCACCAGGACCCACATGCTGCCCACACTCAGCTACTTCAAGGAGCCCTTTTGGCTGCACCAGGCTG TGCTCACAGATGCCCCACAGCTTGTGCAGGCAACAGCGTCGCAGGGCCGGCTGAGCCTGCAGTGGCTGCcgcccctggagctgcctgcagagcagctggactACCAGGTCCGCTATGCCATGGAGAACAGCCATGACTGGAAG GTCCTGCAGGTTCCGCGAGCAGCGAGGAAAGAGGTCCTGGAGCTGCGGCCAGGCTCCCGCTACCCCGCGCAGGTGCGGGCCCGGCCCAGCGGGCCGTGGTACCGGGGCAGCTGGAGCGCCGGGCCCAAACCCGTTGTGGTTGATGCCGTGGCCGATGCGg GCTGGCTCATCCCCAGTGTTACGGTGGTGCCGCTGCTCTTCTCAGCAGCGCTCCTGGGGCTGCGCTgcaccttcccctccctctACAG CAACATGAAGCAGAAACTCTGGCCGCCCGTTCCTGAGCTGCACCGTGCTCTGGGCAGCTTcctccaggaaagcagcaagCACAGCCAGGTGA GCCATGCCTTCGACAAGCAGCCGCCGGAGGAGAccgtcctgccctgcctgctggaggtgctgcccgGCCCGCGGCGTGAGGCGGGCCCGCCGCCGGAGCACGCTGGGGGCCGCCTGTCCAGCACCGACATCGCCAACCAGTCCTACCTGCTCATGAGCGGCTGGGAGCCGCGGGCAGCCACGACCGCCCCCACCCCGCCATAA
- the LOC132079339 gene encoding cell division cycle protein 20 homolog: MQMEMANFLLSKENDPAEDSPTKKEQQKAWAVNLNGFDVEEAKILHLRGKPQNAPEGCQNNLKVLYSQKMAPGSSRKNSRNIPSKPERVMDAPEMFNDYCK, encoded by the exons ATGCAGATGGAGATGGCAAATTTCCTCCTAAGCAAAGAGAATGACCCTGCTGAGGATTCCCCTACCAAGAAG GAGCAACAGAAAGCCTGGGCAGTGAATCTGAATGGTTTTGATGTAGAAGAGGCAAAAATCCTCCACCTCAGAGGAAAACCACAGAATGCTCCAGAAG GCTGTCAGAATAACCTGAAAGTGCTCTACAGTCAGAAAATGGCACCTGGATCCAGCAGGAAGAATAGCAGAAATATTCCCTCAAAGCCAGAACGGGTCATGGATGCACCAGAGATGTTCAACGACTACTGTAAGTAG